The Mangifera indica cultivar Alphonso chromosome 8, CATAS_Mindica_2.1, whole genome shotgun sequence genome has a window encoding:
- the LOC123223941 gene encoding ATPase family AAA domain-containing protein FIGL1-like, which produces MDYGLKSYRISCHGVRCNFVPPIRLVGSNVGNITSRATGRNDDALDDSTKQPSYTQTLPHTDGELPEKLRNLEPHLIEHVSNEIMDQDPNVWWDDSGYNEKHQLSFYFLFSGICGILVNLKSLLYNVLAGLEHAKKCVKDMDMGTGNTMIGKVIAGEAKATFFYISVTYFPASVLEKSEVQLNDRLVSFAFLIEMESFDSGSEQILLIGYSDSAMKNSVKDASMVPRREALRQGIEITELQKEDLQPVTLQDFENALHEVWLSVSLKEME; this is translated from the exons ATGGATTATGGTCTGAAATCATATAGGATTTCATGCCATGGAGTTCGTTGTAATTTTGTTCCCCCTATTAGATTGGTTGGGAGCAATGTTGGAAACATAACTTCAAGGGCTACAGGAAGGAATGATGATGCATTAGATGACTCAACAAAG CAGCCTTCATACACACAGACATTACCGCATACAG ATGGCGAGCTTCCTGAAAAATTAAGGAATCTGGAACCTCATCTGATTGAGCATGTTAGTAATGAGATTATGGATCAGGATCCTAATGTCTGGTGGGATGATAGTGGTTACAATGAGAAGCACCAACTTTCCTTCTATTTCCTTTTTTCTGGTATCTGTGGAAttcttgttaatttaaaatcattgctTTACAATGTTTTAGCCGGTTTGGAGCATGCCAAAAAATGTGTGAAGGATATGGATATG GGAACAGGAAATACAATGATTGGGAAAGTTATAGCTGGAGAAGCAAAAGCAACCTTCTTCTATATATCT GTAACTTATTTTCCAGCCTCAGTACTTGAAAAATCTGAGGTGCAGCTTAATGATAGATTGGTTTCTTTTGCT TTCCTAATTGAAATGGAAAGCTTTGACAGTGGTAGTGAGCAAATTCTACTTATAG GTTACTCTGATTCTGCCATGAAAAACTCAGTAAAGGATGCTTCTATGGTTCCTCGCCGAGAAGCTCTGAGACAGGGCATAGAAATAACAGAACTGCAAAAGGAGGATCTGCAACCAGTAACTCTTCag GATTTTGAGAATGCATTGCATGAGGTGTGGCTTTCTGTTTCTTTGAAAGAAATGGAATAA
- the LOC123223852 gene encoding cytochrome P450 94B3-like: MTIFVSLFSLQPWFFVLLSMFLYMFHVILCYFHRVSKCSGPPTFPVIGCLVSFYKNQHRLLDWYTELLAKSATKTIVVSRFGARRTIVTANPANVEYMLKTNFNNFPKGKPFTDILGDFLGCGIFNVDGELWRTQRKLVSHEFSANSLKEFVLHTLKDEVENQLLPVLEGVAEKSQVVDLQQLLKRLAFNMICKVSLGVDRCCLDPSSPAPPLANAFDMASEISARRAAQPLFLVWKVKKWLGIGSERRLRDAIEVVREFVEEIIHSKKMKLQRKGELCCQDLLSRLILGGEDKEVIRDLMISLIMAGRDTTSAAMTWLFWLISCNPEIEQELIKETKFTKGKKLDYESLKELKLLNACLCESMRLYPPVAWDSKHAVINDLLPDGTPVQAGDRVTYFPYGMGRMEALWGKDWFKFKPKRWFCKKGKPKKVCPYKFPVFQAGPRICLGKEMAFIQMKYVVASILEQFEIIPVSPDQPIFMPLLTAHMAGGLKVLVRRRDQQSR, encoded by the coding sequence ATGACCATTTTCGTGTCTCTCTTTTCACTGCAGCCCTGGTTCTTTGTCCTCCTATCAATGTTTCTCTACATGTTTcatgtaattttatgttatttccATCGAGTTTCTAAGTGCTCGGGTCCCCCAACGTTCCCTGTAATCGGATGCTTAGTTTCCTTCTACAAGAACCAGCACCGGTTGTTGGATTGGTACACAGAACTCCTGGCAAAATCAGCCACAAAAACGATTGTTGTCAGCCGGTTTGGTGCACGAAGAACCATTGTGACGGCGAACCCGGCAAACGTTGAGTACATgctcaaaaccaactttaacaACTTCCCCAAAGGCAAGCCTTTCACTGATATTCTTGGGGACTTTCTTGGCTGTGGCATATTTAATGTGGATGGGGAGCTCTGGAGAACCCAACGCAAGTTAGTCAGCCATGAGTTCAGTGCAAACTCTTTGAAAGAATTTGTGCTGCATACACTTAAGGATGAAGTTGAAAACCAGTTGTTGCCGGTGTTGGAGGGCGTGGCAGAGAAATCTCAAGTGGTCGACTTGCAGCAGCTGCTAAAGAGACTTGCTTTCAATATGATTTGTAAAGTTTCATTGGGCGTAGATAGATGTTGCTTAGATCCTTCTTCGCCTGCTCCACCGCTGGCGAACGCTTTTGACATGGCATCGGAGATATCCGCCAGGCGTGCAGCTCAGCCTTTGTTTTTGGTTTGGAAGGTTAAGAAGTGGCTTGGAATCGGATCTGAGAGAAGACTTAGAGACGCCATTGAAGTAGTCAGGGAATTTGTTGAGGAAATTATTCACAGTAAGAAGATGAAACTTCAAAGGAAAGGAGAACTTTGTTGTCAGGATCTCTTATCTCGATTGATATTAGGTGGGGAAGACAAGGAAGTGATAAGAGATTTGATGATAAGCCTTATTATGGCGGGTAGAGACACTACATCAGCAGCAATGACATGGCTATTCTGGTTGATTTCCTGCAATCCTGAAATAGAGCAAGAGCTTATTAAGGAGACAAAATTCACCAAAGGGAAAAAATTAGATTACGAATCATTGAAAGAACTAAAATTGTTGAATGCTTGCCTTTGCGAATCCATGAGACTCTACCCACCAGTGGCCTGGGACTCAAAACATGCAGTTATCAACGATTTGTTGCCGGACGGAACACCTGTACAGGCAGGAGACAGAGTGACGTATTTCCCATATGGAATGGGAAGAATGGAAGCATTATGGGGTAAAGATTGGTTTAAGTTCAAACCAAAGAGATGGTTCTGCAAAAAGGGAAAACCAAAAAAGGTATGCCCATACAAATTTCCAGTTTTTCAAGCTGGTCCAAGGATTTGTCTCGGAAAAGAGATGGCTttcattcaaatgaaatatGTGGTAGCTTCTATATTGGAGCAGTTTGAAATCATACCAGTCAGCCCCGATCAACCCATCTTCATGCCACTCCTGACGGCACACATGGCCGGCGGATTAAAAGTTTTGGTTCGCCGGAGAGATCAGCAATCAAGATAA